Within Sulfurimonas sp. hsl 1-7, the genomic segment GAACTTCATCCCCTTTGTAAAGTTTCGTATGGAGTTGCAGATCAAAGATAGAGAACTCTAATTGACGTAACATCCCCATAGCTGAAAGGAAGTTCTTTGCACGAACCAGTTTTTCGATCATCTCATCACTCAGAACCTCACCTGTTTTATGGTGTTTTGCAAACATTTTCAGTACATGAGGCTCGTAAGCAAAATTTTCCAAAAATTGTGACGGGAATTCTACTGCATCCCACTCTACACCGTTCACTCCGCTTACCTCATTCTCATTTACGTTTGAGAGGAGGTGATGGATCCCATGCCCCATCTCGTGAAAGAGAGTTACAACATCATCATGTCTAAGGAGTGAAGGATTTGTATCACTTGATGGTGGAAAGTTACACACTATAAATGCAGAAGCCAGCTGTTCTTTACCTGCTTCATCACTGCAGTGTGCCTGCCAGTTACTCATCCATGCTCCGCCGCGTTTAGAATCTCTTGCTTCTAGATCGAAGTAGATTTTTGCTTTGAGTTTTTCATTCTCATAGATATGATATGCATACGCTTTTTCATGCCAGAGAGTTTCCTCTTGAAGTTCAAATTTAATAGCAAAAAGTTTCTCAAGAAAATCCATCATCCCGTTTACGACACTTTTTTGTTCAAAATATGGGCGGTATTCCTCTTCATCTATCTCATACTGTGCTTTTTTGAGAATTTCACTGTAATATGCAGTGTCAAAACTCTCTAATGTATGAGGTGCACTCTCTTGAAGTTGTTCTAACTCTTTTTTTGCCTGCTCTACAGAGTTGTCTAAAAGAGATTCTAAAAACTCTAAAGCTTTCTCAGGAGCCGGAGCCATTTTTGTAGCAAGTGAGTACTCGGCATAGTTATTAAAACCTAAAAGTTCACTCATCTCCTGACGCAATGCTAGAAGTTCATCGATGATTGCAGCGTTTTGCGGTGCACGAGATACATACGCTTCATATAGTTTTTGTCTGATCTCTCTGTTTTGACCGTAGGTCATATAAGCAATGTATGAAGGCATTTGTAGGGTGAATTTGTATTTTGTTTTTCCCTCTTCTTCAAACTTTGCACTTTCAAGATCGCTCGCAGGGATCCCTTTCACATCAGCTTCATCTTCAATGATGCATTCAAAAGCGTTTGTAGCATCAAGAATATTTTGAGAGAAGTCGTTTGAGAGTTCACTTTTTCGAATATTAATCTCTTGCAGACGTGCTTTTGTCTTTTCATCCAAATGTGCACCACTTAGTTCAAAATGTTGGATATTTAACTCTAAAACTCTTTTTTGTTCATAGTTCAGTGTAGTTTTTTCATTCTCAGCAATTGTTTTATATGCTTTGTAGATGGCAATATTTTGAGAAATTTTTGTAGAGTATTCTGTAATAATAGGGATCGATTGAGTATATACCTCTTGAGTCTTTTCTGAGTTGTTAACACTGTTTAGATGAGAAAGGGGTGTAAAAAAATGCTCCAGCTCCTCCTCCATCATCTGCAGAGGTTTTACAAAGTTTTTGTAACTTTTATTTTCCTGTTTTAAAAGTGTTTCTATTCTTTCATTGTTGTGTTGTAATTTTACTTGTAAATCATCTATGAATTTTTCCAAATTACAACTAAAAGTTAAAAATTTTGACATATAGGTACCCTTGGTTTTTAAGCGTATTATAGCAAATAACTCTTACTTCACTCATGATGAAAAAATAAAAAATTATGTTACAATTGTTGTAAGTATAAAATAAGGTAAGGGAAGAGGGGAAAAATAATGATGAATGAGTACTATATCTACGCTGGCATCGCTGTAATTTTGGTTTTAATCGCTTATATAATTCGGCTTCGAATTACAATAAACAGTATGCAGGAAGGTAAAGATAGATTAATAAAAGAGGCTTATTTTAACCCGGTAACCAACCTACCTAATAGAAAGAATATCAAATATGTTTTTGATGAGCAAATAGACAGAACTCTAAGACACAATCAAACATTTCTCATTTTGGCAATTAAGATGAATAACTACCATCAACTTGCAGAGCAATCTACAGAACTTGTAAATGAATTTATGTATGAAGCAAGTAATGTTATTATTAAATCTACAAGAAATGAAGATTTAGTTGCACATATAGAGGATGACACTTTTATAATTCTTTTTAATGAATATCTCAAAGAGGATAATTCCCATATAGTGATCGAAAGATTGCAAAAAGAATTTTTAGAGGATCCCGTAGATATCGATGCTTCATACGATATTTCAATAGGTCTTTGTAAATACCCTAATGACGGTACCGATAGCGATACTTTAATAGAAAAAGCTATTGCAAAAGCTGAGTCAAAGCAATTTTAAAGAGAATTTTTACTATAATACGCAGATTTTATAAAGAAGGTGTTACATGGCGCATAAACGTGTTTTGGTGAAGTTTTCAGGTGAAGCCCTTGCTGGTGAAGCTGGTCATGGTATAGATACTCAAATTCTTAAATTTATTGCACAAGAGATCAAGTCACTTGTTGATGCTGGTGTGGAAGTTGGAATTGTTATCGGTGGTGGAAATATCATTCGTGGTGTAACCGCTGCACAGGATGGTATCATAAAACGTACTAGTGGAGACTATATGGGTATGTTAGCAACGGTAATCAATGGTGTTGCAATGCAAGAAGCTTGTGAATATGCCGGTCTTGAAGTACGTATGCAAACGGCAATTAAAATGGAACAGATAGCAGAGCCGTATATTAATCGTAAAGCATGTAGACATCTTGAAAAAGGGCGCGTTGTTATTTTTGCAGCGGGTACCGGAAACCCATTTTTTACAACAGATACTGCAGCAACGCTAAGAGCGGTAGAGATTGGTGCTGAAGTGATTGTAAAAGCTACTAAAGTAGACGGTGTATATGATAAAGACCCTATGAAATATAGCGATGCAGTAAAATTTGATCAAATTGGTTATGATCAGGCTTTACAAGATCATATCAAAGTTATGGATGATACGTCTATCGCTTTAGCAAAAGACAACAAACTTCCAATTATTGTTTGTGATATGTTTAAAGAGGGTAACCTTTTAGATATTTTAAAGCATGGAAACATGCAAAACTGTTCTATAGTTAAATAAAGGAAATGTAGATGAAAATAGAAGAATTAACAGCAAAAGTTTTAAATGACAATCCAAGCATGGATCGTTACAAATTAGCAATCGCAGTTGCTAAAAGATCTGAAGAGCTTGATAACGGTGCTACAAGCAAATTAAGCGTAAGTACATCAAATATTAAATCTACTGATTTAGCATTAATGGAAATTGCTGAAGGCCTTGTAAACGTAAAAGGCTTTGAAGATTCTAAAAACTAAGAAGTCTCTACCTTGTCATTAAGTCCAGTTGATATCGAGAAAGTTAAGCATCTTCATGATATTGACTCGGCTACGGCTTATCTTTTCTCCCATATAATTCCTACCGATAAATTAAAACATGCCCTTGACTTTTCAAAAGAGGCACATAAAACACAGTTTAGAAAAAGCGGTGAACCTTATATTATTCATCCTATATTAGTTGCAGCAATTGTTGCTTCAATCACTAATGATGAAGCGATGGCTATTGCCGCACTTTTACATGATGTTGTAGAAGATACTCCGACAACTATAGAAGAGGTTGAAGAGCTTTATGGAAAAGATGTAGCTCATTTAGTATCGGGACTTACCAAGATAGACTCAATACGTGATAGTGAATTGATCCCTTCTAGTTCAAATGAAAGATTGATAGTATCCGCACTTTCATTTAGAAAGATGCTTTTAGCAAGTATTGAAGATGTCCGTGTACTGGTAGTAAAGCTTTGTGACAGACTTCATAATATGCTTACTCTGGATGCTTTGCCGCAACATAAGCAAAAGCGTATCTCGGAAGAGACTTTAGTCGTATATTCTCCAATTGCCCACCGTTTAGGGATCAGTTTTCTAAAAAATATGTTGGAAGATTTGAGTTTTTCATATCTTTTTGCAGAAGAGAAACACTATATAGATAATTATCTCGATACAAATTATCATGCCATTGAGATGCGTATTAATGATTTTAAACAGCGTGTTTCCGATATTTTAATCCATAATGGATTTTGTGAAGATGACTTTGAGATTCTCTCGCGTATAAAACACAGATACTCTATTTACTTGAAGATGCAAAGAAAAGGGGTGAGCATAGATGAAGTACTCGACCTTCTTGCAATTAGAATTTTAGTAAAAGATCCTATTAAATGTTATGATGCTCTGGGACTCATTCACCTTAATTTTAGACCGCTTGCATCAAGGTTTAAAGATTATATTGCAGTTCCTAAAGATAATGGATATCAGACTATCCATACTACTGTTTTTTACAATACGGCAATTTTTGAAGTTCAGATCAGAACATACGATATGCACCAAACTGCAGAGCTTGGAGTTGCGGCACATTGGAAGTATAAATCTGGCGGTAATAATATCAAGCTAGACTGGCTTGATAATCTTCAATATCAAAACGAATCTGTTGAGGATTTTTATGCCTTGATTAAAAACGATTTATATTCGGAAGATATCTCGGTTTTTTCTCCTACGGGTGATGCATTTACACTTCCTCGCGGTGCTGTAGTGTTAGATTTTGCTTACGCTGTGCATACGGATATAGGAAATAAAGCTATAAACGGTGTAGTAAACAAAAGTAAAACTTCACTGCTTACAGAGTTGCATAACGGTGATATCGTAAAAGTTATAACAGGTGATGATATTGAGACAAGATGTTCTTGGCTCGATGCGGTAAAAACTTCTAAAGCACAGACAAATATGAAAAACAACTGTAATGCAAGGATTCGTGAGATTAATGCAAAATCGGCTGTAAATATTATCTCTAACGTTATGAACTTAAATCATACAAGGGTACAGGAGTGGTTAAGTAAGAATAATTGTGAAAACCTTTCACATATTCCGACAGATTTAGAACATCTTAAGAACGTGTTACATAAATATATCAGTGATATTGCAAAAAACAACCGTTTTAAAAGATTTATCACGCGTCACAGATTTAAGTTAAAACCGTATGAAATTAGCGGTTTGGAAGTTTATTCAAACACAACGATCAACGATGTTGTTTTCGATTATTGTTGTCATCCGAAATTTGGTGATGAAGTGATGGCGTTTGTAGAGAAATCAAAAGCACATGTACACCATAAAATGTGTCAAAATGCGGCTAAACAACTTGAAGATAATGAACCTATGGTATTTGTAAAATGGGCAAAAGAGAAAGTGTTCAGATATAAACTTATCGCCTCGTTAACAAATGAAAAAGGTGCCTTAGCAGAGTTCTTGGCATTTTTGGCAAAGCAAAATATTGATCTGACTTCAATTGAGTTGGGTAAAGATGATTTAGACTATGTACAATATTGTGACATAGTTTTTCAATCCGAAGAAGCTGATATTAATACACTTCGTGCTAAAATTGAGTCAAAAATTAAAGTCGTTGATTTAGTTAGAAGTGATGACGCTTATAGAAACTAAAAAATTTAGAAAGAGAAAGTAGTAGATGATAGAAGAAGCTTTACGAGAAATTAGCCGTGGAACTGCGGAAATTATTGATAATGAAAGAATAGAAAAACTTTTAAAAGCTTATTTTGAAGAGGGGAAAGGCTATACTGTAAAAGCCGGTTTTGATCCAACAGCACCGGATTTACACCTAGGGCATACGGTACTTTTACAGAAGCTTGCAATATTTCAAAAATATGGTGCGCGTGTACAGTTTTTGATTGGTAGTTTTACAGCAACTATCGGTGATCCGACAGGAAAAAGTGCTACAAGAAAAGTGTTAACAAAACAAGAGATTATTCATAACATAGACAGTTATACTACACAAGCATTTAAGATTTTAGATGAAGAAAAAACTGATATCGTTTACAATGACGACTGGTTAGGAAATATGACTGCAGCAGATATGATTGCACTTGCTTCTAACTTGACTGTAGCACGTATGCTTGAACGTGATGATTTTTCAAAAAGATATGCATCAAATACACCTATTGCTGTAAGTGAATTTATGTATCCTTTACTTCAAGGGTATGATAGTGTACATCTTAAATCTGATATTGAGATAGGCGGTACAGATCAGAAATTCAACCTTTTAATGGGTAGACAGCTTCAAAAAGCATATGATGTAAAAAAACAACAAGCCGTTTTAATGATGCCTATTTTAGAAGGTCTTGACGGTGTTCAAAAGATGTCAAAATCTTTAGGAAACTATATCGGTGTAAGTGATGAACCAAAAGATATGTTTGGTAAAACGTTAAGTATCTCTGATGAGTTAATGTGGAGATATTATGAACTTCTTTCTGCAAAATCTCTGGATGAAATTGCAGCTTTAAAATCTGGTGTTGAAGATGGTTCTCTACATCCTAAAAAAGTGAAAGAGGAACTTGCTTTTGAAATTACAGCAAGATTTCATGATGAAGCAGCAGCGCAAGCAGCAAAAGAAGAGTTTGATAGAGTACATGCACAAAGTCAAATACCTACAGATATAGAGGAATTTACTGTTAACGCTGAATCTCTATGGATCGCTCAAGCCTTAGTTGATTGTAAGCTTGAACCATCTACTTCACAAGCACGACGTGACATTAAGCAAGGTGGTGTTAAAATAAACCAAGAAAAAGTTACAGATATGAACTTACAACTAAATAGTGGTGAATATTTGCTTCAAGTTGGAAAAAGAAAATTTGCAAAACTAAGGGTTGATTAATGAGTTTTAATTCTATTAAAATCGGAAAATATACTATCGAAAAACCTATCGTTCAAGGTGGTATGGGTGTTGGAATTAGTTGGGATCAACTTGCCGGTACAGTTTCAAAAGAGGGTGGACTGGGTGTTATCTCTGCTGTTGGTACTGGATATTATAAAGATAAAGAATATGCTAAAAAGTTAGTAGCTGATCGTCCACTTAGTGAAGCAAACTTTTATTCTAAAGAGGGATTGGCAGCACTAGTAGCTAGTGCAAGAGAGATCTGTGGAGACAAGCCTCTTGCAGCAAATATTTTATATGCAATTAATGACTATGGAAGAGTTGTAAGAGATGCATGTGAAGCGGGTATTGATATTATCATTACCGGAGCAGGACTTCCTACAAATATGCCAGAGTTCACAGAAGGGTATCCTGATGTAGCATTAGTACCTATCGTATCGTCTGCAAAAGCTTTAAAGTTGATTTGCCGTAGATGGGAAAAAAGATACAATCGTTTACCAGACGCAGTTATCTTAGAGGGACCAAAATCTGGCGGTCACCAAGGTTTTACATACGAGCAGTGTCTAATGGACGAATACCAACTAGAGAACTTGGTAGAACCGGTTGTTGAAGAAGCAAAAAACTGGGGTGATATTCCAGTTATTGCTGCGGGTGGTATTTGGGATAAAAAAGATATTGAAGAGATGATGGCTCTAGGTGCTAAAGGTGTTCAAATGGGGACACGTTTTATCGGTACGTACGAGTGTGATGCACATGCCAACTTCAAAAAAGTACTTTTAGATTCTAAAGAGGATGATATCAAACTGATGAGTTCTCCTGTTGGATATCCTGCACGCGGTGTTGTCTCAAATCTTACTAAGCTTGTAGAAAAACGAGAAGGGCCGGACATTAAATGTATCTCAAACTGTGTAGCTCCTTGTAATAGAGGTGAAGAAGCGAAAGTTGTAGGTTTCTGTATTGCTGATAGACTCAGTGACGCATATGAAGGAAATCTTGAAACAGGTCTTTTCTTCTCTGGAACAAACGGATACAGACTTGACAAGATCATATCAGTCAAAGAGTTAATGGAAAAACTGACAGAGGGTGAATAGAAGTTAGATGATTCGCTTTGTTGTAACGTTTTTTCTACTTTTTATTATTTCACTCTATGGTGCAGATGACTTTGAACTTTTAAAACGTGCCGACGGCTATGCAAAGTCTTCAACAAAAGCAAATCAGTTTCGTGCCTATAATGATTACAAAAACATCTATCTTCGTGCTTTAATGAACGAAGATCAGAAGTTAAAAATATGTGCACTTGAAGGTATAGTAAAGTGCGGTACAAAACTACATATAGATGTCTCTCAATATTCCGATGAACTCGAAAAACTACAAAAAGAATCCTCAACAGTAAAAAAACAAAAGAAAATCAAGCAAAAACAATCTTCAGATATTCGAGTCTCTTCTTCCCATAAACTGAAATCTATTCGTTGGAGAGATGGAAGACTTGTTCTAAGTTTCGATAAAAAACTGCGTAATAACCAAATCAACTATTTTAAACTATACGATACAAAGAAAAAAGTGTACAAGTATGTATTTGATATTCATGCCTCTATGTTGACAAAATCACAAACATTAAAAAAACAAAATATCGATAAAATTAAATTAGCACAATTTAACCCCACAACACTTCGCTTAGTTATTCAAGATAGTGCACAGGTAAGTATCTCGTTTAAAAAAGAGAACAAACAACTTATTGTTAACATGGTTCCTAAGGCGGGGAAAAAATATTCTCAAACTCCAGAAGCAAAAAGCGTAGTTTCACCTAAAAGACTCGATAGAAATAAAAGAATAGTGATAGATGCGGGACATGGCGGTAAAGATCCAGGTGCCATCGGCTATAAGGGGTATAGAGAAAAAGTTGTAGTACTTCAAATAGCAAAAGAATTAAACTCAATTTTAAAAGCTCGCGGATATACAGTTTTTATGACGAGAGATGATGATAAATTTATAAGACTGAGAAATAGAACAAAATATGCAAACCGTAAAAAAGCGGATCTTTTTATAAGTATTCATGCAAATGCCGTAAGTAAAAAACAGGCACATAAAGCGTACGGGATTGAGTGCTATTTTCTCGATAAGTCACGTTCAAGCCGTGCAAAAAAGGTAGCTGCACAAGAGAACTCTGCAGATATGAGCGAGATGGATTTCTATGGAAAACAAAGTTTTCTCTCAACACTCAACTCTCATAATATAGTTGCTTCAAATAAACTGGCTATTGACTTGCAAAGAGGTACACTTGCATCACTGAGAAAGAAATATAAGAATGTTAAAGATGCGGGTGTAAGACCGGCACCGTTTTGGGTGCTTGTAGGTGCACAGATGCCTTCAGTTTTAGTTGAAGTCGGATTTATTACAAATCCAAAGGAAGCAAAAAGACTGGTAGATAGACAATACCAAAAACGAATGGCTCTTGGACTTGCCAATGGGGTTGAAAGATACTTTTTAAATAATTAGAGATGGATGGTATCCAACTCTAGTTAGTCTTGTTTATATTCAAGCTTTCCGGCAACAGATTCTTTTTTATGTATAATAGACTCGATTTGCTCTTTCACTTTAGGGTAACGGAATTGCTCTTTAAATCCTTGAACTCTTCCTCCTGCTGCATTTGGATGTCCACCACCGTCAACCCATTCTTTAGCTATTTGTGCAACGCTTACGTTATTATTTGCACGCAGACTCATTGTCCCTCTGTAACTTACATCAACGATAAAGTCATATTCAGGATATTTTGTTAAAAAGCCGTTACCGATAATAGAAGTATTTCCAACACCGTAAGAGAGATACCCTTTGTAACCTTTATAGTAGATCGTTTTGTCAGCTTTGCTCTCTCCTAGAAGATCAACGATATATTCAGTTGCAAGATTATCTAAAGTATTGTCTGCATCTCTTCTAAAAAAATCTTTTTTAAGGGTATGGATCTTTTCATCCAGTACAATATGACCGTTTTCTTGATCTATGTAGTTTACAGCTTCATGTAAAAGAGCAAGTTTATACTCTGTATCTTTTTTTGCAAACATTACACGGTTTAACTCTCTAGTCTCTGTAACAAGACGCATAAAAACTTTTCCAAATTCAAAGTTTGCTTGCTCCTCTTGTTTCCAGAGATCAACTGCATTAACAATGTTAACATAGTGCTCCATCCATGACGGCTCATCAAATGTAAAATTCTCTTTCGCAAAGTCGTATATGATTTTTGTAGCATATCTTGCAGTGTCAAGATAATACCAGTCATATTTTTTTGCACTTTCTTCACCGCTGCCGTGGTGATCTAAAAGTTGAAGTTTTACATCTTTTTTATTTTCATTAAGTTTGTTTACTTCATGGTTTAACCATTTAGATTCATCAGCAGTTAAATTGAGATCTGAGATTAAAATATATGCACTGTTACTATCGTTTTGAATATTTTCTAAAATCTCTTCTAGTTTTGCTTTGACCTCTGCACCGTAGTTTGCATTGTAATTAAGCTTTTCATACGGTGTATATTTCATAACAAGTTGACAACTATACCCATCTAAGTCTATATGGGATAAGTGGTGTAGTGTTCTATTTTGCATCTGTTTCCTTAGAATTTAATTGTTTTGTTCCATAGAGATTGAACCAAGTACTTCAAAAGTTGCACTGGAATCTATCTCAGCATGTGAAAGTGTTACGATATCCAGAGAGAATTTTTCAAATATCTCTGCAACACCACGACGTATTTGCGGATCTACTATCACTATAACAGGTGAGATGTTTTTCTGTAATACTTCAGCCGCTTTTGTACTTACAGCTTGAATAAGGGCATTTATCTCACCGACATTAAGCATAATATTTCTCACTCCGTCTTGCTCTTGTGATTTTTGCAGTAACATCTGTTCAGTTTGCGTATCAAATGTAAGCAGTCTGATCACACCGTCATCTCCGGAATACATCTGTGTAATAACACGAGAGAGTTTTGCTCTTACCTGT encodes:
- a CDS encoding M3 family metallopeptidase, encoding MSKFLTFSCNLEKFIDDLQVKLQHNNERIETLLKQENKSYKNFVKPLQMMEEELEHFFTPLSHLNSVNNSEKTQEVYTQSIPIITEYSTKISQNIAIYKAYKTIAENEKTTLNYEQKRVLELNIQHFELSGAHLDEKTKARLQEINIRKSELSNDFSQNILDATNAFECIIEDEADVKGIPASDLESAKFEEEGKTKYKFTLQMPSYIAYMTYGQNREIRQKLYEAYVSRAPQNAAIIDELLALRQEMSELLGFNNYAEYSLATKMAPAPEKALEFLESLLDNSVEQAKKELEQLQESAPHTLESFDTAYYSEILKKAQYEIDEEEYRPYFEQKSVVNGMMDFLEKLFAIKFELQEETLWHEKAYAYHIYENEKLKAKIYFDLEARDSKRGGAWMSNWQAHCSDEAGKEQLASAFIVCNFPPSSDTNPSLLRHDDVVTLFHEMGHGIHHLLSNVNENEVSGVNGVEWDAVEFPSQFLENFAYEPHVLKMFAKHHKTGEVLSDEMIEKLVRAKNFLSAMGMLRQLEFSIFDLQLHTKLYKGDEVQNLLNSIREKTALIPTPDYNKFQNGFSHIFAGGYAAGYYSYKWAEVLSADAFYAVVDEGIFESQTALKYRDIILHGGGAKSMQDLYIELMGREADTAQLLRLNGIGV
- a CDS encoding GGDEF domain-containing protein, which encodes MMNEYYIYAGIAVILVLIAYIIRLRITINSMQEGKDRLIKEAYFNPVTNLPNRKNIKYVFDEQIDRTLRHNQTFLILAIKMNNYHQLAEQSTELVNEFMYEASNVIIKSTRNEDLVAHIEDDTFIILFNEYLKEDNSHIVIERLQKEFLEDPVDIDASYDISIGLCKYPNDGTDSDTLIEKAIAKAESKQF
- the pyrH gene encoding UMP kinase, with translation MAHKRVLVKFSGEALAGEAGHGIDTQILKFIAQEIKSLVDAGVEVGIVIGGGNIIRGVTAAQDGIIKRTSGDYMGMLATVINGVAMQEACEYAGLEVRMQTAIKMEQIAEPYINRKACRHLEKGRVVIFAAGTGNPFFTTDTAATLRAVEIGAEVIVKATKVDGVYDKDPMKYSDAVKFDQIGYDQALQDHIKVMDDTSIALAKDNKLPIIVCDMFKEGNLLDILKHGNMQNCSIVK
- the rpoZ gene encoding DNA-directed RNA polymerase subunit omega, translated to MKIEELTAKVLNDNPSMDRYKLAIAVAKRSEELDNGATSKLSVSTSNIKSTDLALMEIAEGLVNVKGFEDSKN
- a CDS encoding RelA/SpoT family protein, with translation MSLSPVDIEKVKHLHDIDSATAYLFSHIIPTDKLKHALDFSKEAHKTQFRKSGEPYIIHPILVAAIVASITNDEAMAIAALLHDVVEDTPTTIEEVEELYGKDVAHLVSGLTKIDSIRDSELIPSSSNERLIVSALSFRKMLLASIEDVRVLVVKLCDRLHNMLTLDALPQHKQKRISEETLVVYSPIAHRLGISFLKNMLEDLSFSYLFAEEKHYIDNYLDTNYHAIEMRINDFKQRVSDILIHNGFCEDDFEILSRIKHRYSIYLKMQRKGVSIDEVLDLLAIRILVKDPIKCYDALGLIHLNFRPLASRFKDYIAVPKDNGYQTIHTTVFYNTAIFEVQIRTYDMHQTAELGVAAHWKYKSGGNNIKLDWLDNLQYQNESVEDFYALIKNDLYSEDISVFSPTGDAFTLPRGAVVLDFAYAVHTDIGNKAINGVVNKSKTSLLTELHNGDIVKVITGDDIETRCSWLDAVKTSKAQTNMKNNCNARIREINAKSAVNIISNVMNLNHTRVQEWLSKNNCENLSHIPTDLEHLKNVLHKYISDIAKNNRFKRFITRHRFKLKPYEISGLEVYSNTTINDVVFDYCCHPKFGDEVMAFVEKSKAHVHHKMCQNAAKQLEDNEPMVFVKWAKEKVFRYKLIASLTNEKGALAEFLAFLAKQNIDLTSIELGKDDLDYVQYCDIVFQSEEADINTLRAKIESKIKVVDLVRSDDAYRN
- the tyrS gene encoding tyrosine--tRNA ligase → MIEEALREISRGTAEIIDNERIEKLLKAYFEEGKGYTVKAGFDPTAPDLHLGHTVLLQKLAIFQKYGARVQFLIGSFTATIGDPTGKSATRKVLTKQEIIHNIDSYTTQAFKILDEEKTDIVYNDDWLGNMTAADMIALASNLTVARMLERDDFSKRYASNTPIAVSEFMYPLLQGYDSVHLKSDIEIGGTDQKFNLLMGRQLQKAYDVKKQQAVLMMPILEGLDGVQKMSKSLGNYIGVSDEPKDMFGKTLSISDELMWRYYELLSAKSLDEIAALKSGVEDGSLHPKKVKEELAFEITARFHDEAAAQAAKEEFDRVHAQSQIPTDIEEFTVNAESLWIAQALVDCKLEPSTSQARRDIKQGGVKINQEKVTDMNLQLNSGEYLLQVGKRKFAKLRVD
- a CDS encoding nitronate monooxygenase, whose product is MSFNSIKIGKYTIEKPIVQGGMGVGISWDQLAGTVSKEGGLGVISAVGTGYYKDKEYAKKLVADRPLSEANFYSKEGLAALVASAREICGDKPLAANILYAINDYGRVVRDACEAGIDIIITGAGLPTNMPEFTEGYPDVALVPIVSSAKALKLICRRWEKRYNRLPDAVILEGPKSGGHQGFTYEQCLMDEYQLENLVEPVVEEAKNWGDIPVIAAGGIWDKKDIEEMMALGAKGVQMGTRFIGTYECDAHANFKKVLLDSKEDDIKLMSSPVGYPARGVVSNLTKLVEKREGPDIKCISNCVAPCNRGEEAKVVGFCIADRLSDAYEGNLETGLFFSGTNGYRLDKIISVKELMEKLTEGE
- a CDS encoding N-acetylmuramoyl-L-alanine amidase family protein; this encodes MIRFVVTFFLLFIISLYGADDFELLKRADGYAKSSTKANQFRAYNDYKNIYLRALMNEDQKLKICALEGIVKCGTKLHIDVSQYSDELEKLQKESSTVKKQKKIKQKQSSDIRVSSSHKLKSIRWRDGRLVLSFDKKLRNNQINYFKLYDTKKKVYKYVFDIHASMLTKSQTLKKQNIDKIKLAQFNPTTLRLVIQDSAQVSISFKKENKQLIVNMVPKAGKKYSQTPEAKSVVSPKRLDRNKRIVIDAGHGGKDPGAIGYKGYREKVVVLQIAKELNSILKARGYTVFMTRDDDKFIRLRNRTKYANRKKADLFISIHANAVSKKQAHKAYGIECYFLDKSRSSRAKKVAAQENSADMSEMDFYGKQSFLSTLNSHNIVASNKLAIDLQRGTLASLRKKYKNVKDAGVRPAPFWVLVGAQMPSVLVEVGFITNPKEAKRLVDRQYQKRMALGLANGVERYFLNN
- a CDS encoding DHH family phosphoesterase, producing the protein MQNRTLHHLSHIDLDGYSCQLVMKYTPYEKLNYNANYGAEVKAKLEEILENIQNDSNSAYILISDLNLTADESKWLNHEVNKLNENKKDVKLQLLDHHGSGEESAKKYDWYYLDTARYATKIIYDFAKENFTFDEPSWMEHYVNIVNAVDLWKQEEQANFEFGKVFMRLVTETRELNRVMFAKKDTEYKLALLHEAVNYIDQENGHIVLDEKIHTLKKDFFRRDADNTLDNLATEYIVDLLGESKADKTIYYKGYKGYLSYGVGNTSIIGNGFLTKYPEYDFIVDVSYRGTMSLRANNNVSVAQIAKEWVDGGGHPNAAGGRVQGFKEQFRYPKVKEQIESIIHKKESVAGKLEYKQD